CGTTGAAGTAATCGATCAGGATATCGGTATCTACGAGGATTCGGACCGCTGCCACTCCCGGATCTCTTTCAGGAAGGCCGCGTCCGACTGACCCCGCGAGCGGCGGCGGAGCATGCGAACGTATTCGAGGCTGTCCATCACGTCCGTGTGCCCGTAGGGATTGAACCGCTGCCTGACGATCTCCTCCAGCAAGGCGACGGGGTACACACCGCGTCGCCTGGCTGTCTTGACCAGAAAGGCCTTCAGGGCCGCATCGAAGGACAGCGTCCACTTCTCCCGCTTGAGCGAGGCCTTGGCCATACGGGCATTATACGTACTTGGTGGAACCCCGGCAATCTCCGGCTCGCCGAGGTCGACCCAGCGCGACTCACGTTGCCCCGGTTGTCCGACCCTCGGGATTTGGCTACCATGAACCCGAGCCCAGGAGGACGCGCGATGCCGATCCCGCTCGACGAGGGCCTGCCCCCCAGGGAGCTCTGGCCCGACCGGGTCTATACGCTGCCGGAGCACCGCTACCCCGTTCGGCTCAACGTGGCGCGGGAGCTCCTCGACGCCAACGCCGACGGCGGCCGCGCCGGGCGGCCGGCGATCTACTACCAGGACCAGATCCTCACCTACGGGGAGCTCCAGAAGCGCGTGAACCGCCTGGCCAACGGCCTGCGGACCGCTGGCCTCGATCGCGGGCACCGCGTGCTGATGCGGATGCCGAACTGCCCCGAGTTCATCATCACGTGGCTCGCCTGCCAGAAGCTCGGGGCGGTCACCGTGTCCACCATGCCGATGCTGCGGGCCCGCGAGCTCGCCTACATCGCCAACGATGCGGGAACGGAGACGGCCGTGGTGTGGGGCGGGCTCCGGGAGGAGCTCGAGAAAGCCCGGCCGAGTGCTCCCTCGCTGAAGCGCCTGATCGTGGTCGGCGAGACGCGGCCCGGCGACATCGCCTGGGCCGGGCTGATGGACGGGCAATCGGAGCGCTGCCCGGCCGCCGACACGGCCGCCCGCGACGTGGCGATGATCGCCTACACCTCCGGGTCCACCGGCGTGCCCAAGGGCTGCGTCCATCAGCACATCGACATCCTCGGCTCGGCCGACTCCTACGCGCGGTACGTCCTCACGCCCTCGGAAGAGGATCGGTTCGGCGGCCATCCCACCCTCGCCTTCACCTTCGGCACCGGGGGCCTCCTCGTCTATCCGCTCCGGTTCGGCGCCGCCACCGTGCTGTCGGGCCCCTTCGACCCGGAGCACATGCTGGACACGATCCAGCGTCAACGGGTCACGGTCGTCTTCTGCGCCCCGACCTCGTACCGGCTGATGCTCCGGGTCCCGGCGCTCGAGACACGGTACGATCTCGGCAGCCTGCGGCTCTGCATCTCCGCGGCCGAGCCGCTGCCGGCGGCGACCTACGACGAGTGGGTCCAGCGCACCGGCAAGGAGTGCCTCGACGGGATCGGCTCGACGGAGATGTTCCACATCTTCATCTCGTCGCTCCCCGGGCGGGTTCGCCCCGGCGCCACCGGCGTCGCCGTTCCGGGCTACGACTGCCGGGTCGTTGACGAGGCGGGGAACGAGGCGCCGCGCGGCGCGGCCGGTCTCGTCGCGATCAAGGGGCCGACCGGCTGCAAGTACTGGCGCAAGCCGGACCGGCAGGCCGAGTACGTGCGCTTCGGCGGCTGGAACGTCACCGGCGACGTGTACATTCACGACGACGACGGCTACTTCACCTACCAGTGCCGCTCCGACGACATGATCGTCTCGGGCGGCTACAAGATCCCGGGTCCCGAGGTCGAGCACGTCCTCGACGAGCATCCGGCCGTCGCCGAGTCGGCGGTGGTGGCGGCCCCCGACCCGACGCGCGGGTTCGTCCCCAAGGCCTTCATCGTCCTCAAGCCCGGGGTCGCGCCGTCGGAGGCGCTGGCCAAGGAACTCCAGGAGCACGTCAAGAAGGAGCTCGCCCCCTACAAGTACCCGCGGGAGGTCGAGTTCGTGACCGAGCTCCCGCGCACCGAGACCGGGAAGATCCGGCGGGTCGACCTGCGCCAGCAGGAGGCGGTCCGGACCGGAACGACCTGACCGCGCGTCTCCCGCGGACCATGGCCTTCACGCTGGCCGGGATCGTTCGCCGGCACGCCGCCGAGCGCGGCGGCAAGACCGCGATCACCGGCGGGAACCGGGTGCTCACCTACGCCGAGCTGCACGCGCGCTCGAGCCAGGTCGCCCGGGGGCTCCAGCGCGAGGGCGTGCGGGCCCAGGAGCGCGTCGCCCTCCTCGACAAGAACGGCCCCGAATACTTCGAGGTGCTGTTCGGCGGGGCGAAGCTCGATGCGGTCAACGTCGCCGTCAACTGGCGGCTCCAGCCCCGCGAGATGGCCTACATCGTCAACGACGCCGCCGCCCGAGTGCTCTTCGTCGGCGAGGCCTTCGCGGCCCACCTCGACGCGATGGAGGCCGAGCTCACCACCGTCGAGAAGATCATCGTCCTCGGTGACCATCCTCGCCACGAGCGGTATGCTGCCTGGCTCGCCCGCCAGGAGGCGGCCGATCCGGCCGTCGCCTCCGCCCCGGACGAGGTCGCCATGCAGCTCTACACCTCCGGCACCACCGGTCTCCCCAAGGGGGCGATGATCACCAACGCCAACCTGAGCTGCCTGCTCTCCCACACGACGGCGCGATGGGGATTCTCGGCGGACTCGGTGAACCTGGTGGCGATGCCGCTCTTCCACATCGGGGGCAGCGGCTGGGCGCTGGTCGGGATGTTCAACGGCTGCCACTCGGTCCTCATGCGCGAGGTGAACCCGGCCGAGATCCTGGCCGCCATCCCGCGCCACCGGGTGACGCACGCCTTCTTCGTCCCCGCGCTCCTCCAGTTCCTGCTGATGACGCCGGGATGCGCCGAGACCGACGTCTCGGCGCTGCGCCTCATCGTCTACGGAGCGTCGCCGATCGCCGAGGACGTGCTCGTGCGGGCGCTGCGCGCGTTCCGCTGCGACTTCATGCAAGTCTACGGCATGACCGAGACCACCGGTGCCATCACCGAGCTCGAGCCCGGCGACCACGACCCCGGCGGTCCCCACGCCGGGCGACTCCGGTCGTGCGGGCGCCCCTACCCCTGGGTGGACACGCGCATCGTCGACGTGGACACCGGCCAGGACGTGCCGGCGGGCCGGGTGGGCGAGCTGTGGACGCGGTCGCCCCAGAACATGAAGGGCTACTGGCGGATGCCGGAGGAGACGGCCCGCACGATCACCCCCGACGGCTGGCTCAGGACCGGCGACGTGGGGTACGTCGACGAGGGGGGGTTCCTCTACCTCTACGACCGGGTGAAGGACATGATCATCTCGGGCGGCGAGAACGTCTACCCGGCCGAGGTCGAGAACGCCCTGATGTCACACCCCGCCATCACGGACGTCGCCGTGATCGGCGTGCCGGATGCGACGTGGGGCGAGACCGTGAAGGCCATCGTCGTCCGGCGGGCCGGCGCCGAGGCGTCCGAGGCGGAGATCGTCGCTTTCGCCCGCGAGCGCCTGGCCCACTACAAGTGCCCCACCTCCGTCGACTTCGCCGAGAGCCTCCCCCGCAATCCCTCCGGCAAGATCCCGAAGAAGGACCTCCGCGAGCCTTACTGGAAGGGTCTCGAGCGGCGCATCCACTGACGCTCGGCGTGCCTACTTGGTCGCCACGAAGAGGTAGCGGTTCACGCTGAAGAAGTAATCGCCGTTCCCCGTCCGGCGGCGCAGATCGGCCTCCCAGGCCTCGGCCTCCACGGGCGGAATCCCGTGCCGGATAGCCGCGCGCTTGGCCACCCCGATCATCTCGCCGCTGAAGGAGCCAGGATCGTACGAGAGCTCGAGGAGCGGGATCACGCTGGCGTGGGTCACGCGGAGGCCCAGCGCGTGCAGGAGCCCGGGCACCCGGGGCGGCACGTGGGCGTCCGCGAAGTCGGTGATCCGCGCCTCCATGACCCGGCGGTGGCGATCCCGGTCCCCGGTGAGCCAGACGCACGAGTCCCAGTCCGTATCCACCAGGGCGAAGCGGCCGCCCGGACGCAGCACCCGGGCCACGTCGGCCAGGGCCTGCTCGAGCTCAGGCACATAGAGGTAGACCTGGACGCCGACCACGAAGTCGAACGACGCCGCCGGAAAGGCGAGGTGGGCGGCGTCGCCCCGGGCGAACTGGATCCGGTCGTTCACCCGCTCGCGACCGGCCCGGGCCCGGGCGGCATCGAGCATCTGGGGGCTCGAGTCGATCGCGACGATTCGCCCGGCCTCGCCGACCGCGCGGGCCAGCTCGCAGGCGAGGAAGCCGGGGCCACAGCCGACATCGAGCCCGCGCTCGCCCGGCCGGGGCGCGAGGGCCGCCCGCGTCCGCGCGCGCTGCTCCGCGATCGCCGGCGTGGCATACATCCGCTCGAGCCGGGCCACGCCTTCCGCGTCGAACTTGACCACCATCGGCCACCTCCGGTGTGGCGCCCAGTCTATCACCGCGGCGGCCCGAGGCACCCGGGGGCGAAGCGCATTGCGGTGGTCGGGGGGTTGGCCCATAGTATGGCGGCGTAGAGTCCGGCCTCCACCCCGGGGGCTCGCGGCCGTGGGCTCGCCATCGCTGGACACGGAGGATAGCCAATGAGACGCGTCGGCAGTCGAGCGGTCATCGCGGTACTCACGATCGGCGTCGCGACGCTGCTGGTCGGGCTGGGAGACGGGAGGGCCCAGGACGCCGGGGAGGTCCGGCTGGGCGCCTTCATGCCGATCTCGGGAATCAGCGCCGACGTCGGGGCCCAGATCAAGGCCGGGATCGAGGTGGCGGTGGAGCGGACCCAGCAGCCGGGGCTCCGGATCAGCGGGAAGCCCCATCGAGTGCGGGTCATCTGGTACGACACCGAGGGCAAAGGCGACGTCGGCCTGAACGTGGTCACCCGGGCCCTGACGGTCGACAGGATCCACGTGGGTGTCGGCTTCCTGTCCAGCGACGTCTTCATCCGGGTGATGGACGAGTTCCAGAAGGCCGCCATCCCGGTGATCACCTGCTGCTCGGCCTCGCTCAAGATCGGCGACAAGATCGCCCAGAACAAGATGGGCTTCGTGTTCCAGCTGAGCCCGACCGCGAACGACATCGCCCGCTCGCTGGCCGCCGCCGTGGCCGCCACCGTCAAGCCCCAGAAGATCGCCTTGCTGAACGAGAACACGGACGCCGGGCGCGACTTCTCGCGGATCACCCGCGACTGGTTCGCCGCCAACGTCAAGGACGTGGAGGTCGTGGCCGACGAGTTCGTGGACCGCGGCGTGACCGACCTCACCCCGCAGCTCGCCAAGATGAAGCGGGTCGGGGCCCAGGCGATCATCGGCGAGATCTACGGAGCCAGCGGACCCGTCCTCTATACCCAGTGGAACGAGCTGCGGGTGCCGGCGGTGATCGCCCACATGGGGGCGACGGTGGCGGCCCAGGATTTCGTCGATCGGCACGCGAAGCTGATGGACGGCACCATCGTCAACAACCGGTGGTGGCCGGCCAAGTACTCCGAGGTGTCCGAGCCGATGACGGCCGCCTACAAGAAGAAGACCGGGGTCGACGCCACCAACTTCGCCGTCCAGGGCCACGACGCGGCCCTGGTCGCTATCGAGGCGATCGTGAAGGCGCAGAGCCTCGAGCCCGAGAAGGTCCGGACCGGCATCGAGCAGGGCACCTTCGTCACGGCCTGGGGCACGCGAAAGTTCACCTCGCTGGCCGAGGGGCACCGGATGCCGATCCAGACGGTGGTGGTCCAGATCCAGGGCGGCAAGAAGGTGCCGATCTACCCGCCTGATGTGGCCACGACCGGCGGAGGCAAGTACGTGCCGGCGCCGCCGTTCGCCTGGGAGAAGAAGTAAAGCGGCGTGAGCGGGATCCCGAAGCTCCGGGTCACCGGGCTCACCAAGGCTTTCGGCGGCATCCGGGCCGTGGACGGGTGCTCGTTCGATGTCGAGGCCGGCACCGTGGTGGGGCTGATCGGACCGAACGGGTCGGGCAAGACGACCATCTTCAACCTGATCGTGAACCTCCTCCGGCCGGACGCGGGCGCCGTCCTCTACGACGGCGAGCGGATCGACGGCCTCGCGCCCTACGACGTGGCCCGGCGGGGCATCGGGCGCACCTTCCAGTCCGTGAAAGTCTTCCGGGACCTCTCGGTCTGGGAGAACCTGGCCATCGCGGCGATGGCCCGGGGCCGGCGCGACTGGGCGCGGGACGGCGAGACGTGGCTCGGCCGGATGGGACTCGGGCACCTCGGAGACGAGCCGGCCGGCCATCTCTCGGTCGGGCAGCAGCGGCTGCTCGAGCTCGCCATGAACCTCCTGGTCGACCCGGCCTTTCTCATGCTCGACGAGCCGCTGGCCGGCGTCCACCCGGTGGTCCGCGCCCGGATCGCCGACCTCGTCGGGACGCTCCGGCGGGCCGGCCGGACGTTCCTGGTCATCGAGCACCACATGCCGTTCGTGATGGGGCTCTGCGACAAGATCGTGGTCCTGGACCACGGCGAGAAGATCGCCGAGGGCGCCCCCGACGTCATCCGCCGGGACGAGCGGGTGATCGCGGCCCTGCTCGGGCAGCGGCGCGCGTCTCACGGCTGATGCTCACGGTCCAGTCGGTCCGATCGGGGTACGGCCAGCTCGAGATCCTTCAGGACGTCTCGCTGGCCGTGCCGGCCGGGCAGATCATCGGGGTGATCGGGCCCAACGGTGCCGGCAAGTCGACGCTCCTCAAGACGGTCTTCGGCTACCTCCGGCCGTTCGCGGGCACGATGGCCTTCGAGGGGCGCGAGCTCACCGGGCTCCGTCCGGACCAGATCCTGCGGCGCGGCGTGAGCTTCGTCGCCCAGGCCGGCGGCCTCTTCGCGGAGATGTCCGTCCACGAGAACCTCGTGCTCGGCGGCTACAGTCTTCGCGAGCGGCGGACCCTCCGGGCGGCCCTGGACCGCGTGTACGCCGAGTTCCCGATGCTGGCTGAGCGGCGGCGGCAACCGGCCGGCAGCCTGAGCGGGGGCGAGCAGCGCCTCCTCGCGCTGGCCCGGGCGCTGGTCATCCGCCCGCGGCTCATCCTTCTCGACGAGCCCTCGGCGGCGCTCGCCCCGCGGTTCATCGACCGCGTCTACGAGGTCATCGCGACCCTGAACCGCGCCGGGCTGGCGCTCCTCATCGTCGAGCAGAACGTCGAGATGATCCTCGACGTGGCCCACCGGGTCTTCGTCCTGGACCTGGGCCAGAACGCCTTCGACGGCACGCCGGCCGAGCTGCGGGCGACGGATCGGATCCGGCGGCTCTACCTCGGCGAGGCCGTGGCCTGACGCCGTGTGGGAGTCGGTGGCGGAGTTCGTCG
This window of the Candidatus Methylomirabilota bacterium genome carries:
- a CDS encoding ABC transporter ATP-binding protein, with protein sequence MLTVQSVRSGYGQLEILQDVSLAVPAGQIIGVIGPNGAGKSTLLKTVFGYLRPFAGTMAFEGRELTGLRPDQILRRGVSFVAQAGGLFAEMSVHENLVLGGYSLRERRTLRAALDRVYAEFPMLAERRRQPAGSLSGGEQRLLALARALVIRPRLILLDEPSAALAPRFIDRVYEVIATLNRAGLALLIVEQNVEMILDVAHRVFVLDLGQNAFDGTPAELRATDRIRRLYLGEAVA
- a CDS encoding ABC transporter substrate-binding protein, translating into MRRVGSRAVIAVLTIGVATLLVGLGDGRAQDAGEVRLGAFMPISGISADVGAQIKAGIEVAVERTQQPGLRISGKPHRVRVIWYDTEGKGDVGLNVVTRALTVDRIHVGVGFLSSDVFIRVMDEFQKAAIPVITCCSASLKIGDKIAQNKMGFVFQLSPTANDIARSLAAAVAATVKPQKIALLNENTDAGRDFSRITRDWFAANVKDVEVVADEFVDRGVTDLTPQLAKMKRVGAQAIIGEIYGASGPVLYTQWNELRVPAVIAHMGATVAAQDFVDRHAKLMDGTIVNNRWWPAKYSEVSEPMTAAYKKKTGVDATNFAVQGHDAALVAIEAIVKAQSLEPEKVRTGIEQGTFVTAWGTRKFTSLAEGHRMPIQTVVVQIQGGKKVPIYPPDVATTGGGKYVPAPPFAWEKK
- a CDS encoding methyltransferase domain-containing protein translates to MVVKFDAEGVARLERMYATPAIAEQRARTRAALAPRPGERGLDVGCGPGFLACELARAVGEAGRIVAIDSSPQMLDAARARAGRERVNDRIQFARGDAAHLAFPAASFDFVVGVQVYLYVPELEQALADVARVLRPGGRFALVDTDWDSCVWLTGDRDRHRRVMEARITDFADAHVPPRVPGLLHALGLRVTHASVIPLLELSYDPGSFSGEMIGVAKRAAIRHGIPPVEAEAWEADLRRRTGNGDYFFSVNRYLFVATK
- a CDS encoding ABC transporter ATP-binding protein, whose protein sequence is MSGIPKLRVTGLTKAFGGIRAVDGCSFDVEAGTVVGLIGPNGSGKTTIFNLIVNLLRPDAGAVLYDGERIDGLAPYDVARRGIGRTFQSVKVFRDLSVWENLAIAAMARGRRDWARDGETWLGRMGLGHLGDEPAGHLSVGQQRLLELAMNLLVDPAFLMLDEPLAGVHPVVRARIADLVGTLRRAGRTFLVIEHHMPFVMGLCDKIVVLDHGEKIAEGAPDVIRRDERVIAALLGQRRASHG
- a CDS encoding long-chain-fatty-acid--CoA ligase, whose amino-acid sequence is MAFTLAGIVRRHAAERGGKTAITGGNRVLTYAELHARSSQVARGLQREGVRAQERVALLDKNGPEYFEVLFGGAKLDAVNVAVNWRLQPREMAYIVNDAAARVLFVGEAFAAHLDAMEAELTTVEKIIVLGDHPRHERYAAWLARQEAADPAVASAPDEVAMQLYTSGTTGLPKGAMITNANLSCLLSHTTARWGFSADSVNLVAMPLFHIGGSGWALVGMFNGCHSVLMREVNPAEILAAIPRHRVTHAFFVPALLQFLLMTPGCAETDVSALRLIVYGASPIAEDVLVRALRAFRCDFMQVYGMTETTGAITELEPGDHDPGGPHAGRLRSCGRPYPWVDTRIVDVDTGQDVPAGRVGELWTRSPQNMKGYWRMPEETARTITPDGWLRTGDVGYVDEGGFLYLYDRVKDMIISGGENVYPAEVENALMSHPAITDVAVIGVPDATWGETVKAIVVRRAGAEASEAEIVAFARERLAHYKCPTSVDFAESLPRNPSGKIPKKDLREPYWKGLERRIH
- a CDS encoding benzoate-CoA ligase family protein, which produces MPIPLDEGLPPRELWPDRVYTLPEHRYPVRLNVARELLDANADGGRAGRPAIYYQDQILTYGELQKRVNRLANGLRTAGLDRGHRVLMRMPNCPEFIITWLACQKLGAVTVSTMPMLRARELAYIANDAGTETAVVWGGLREELEKARPSAPSLKRLIVVGETRPGDIAWAGLMDGQSERCPAADTAARDVAMIAYTSGSTGVPKGCVHQHIDILGSADSYARYVLTPSEEDRFGGHPTLAFTFGTGGLLVYPLRFGAATVLSGPFDPEHMLDTIQRQRVTVVFCAPTSYRLMLRVPALETRYDLGSLRLCISAAEPLPAATYDEWVQRTGKECLDGIGSTEMFHIFISSLPGRVRPGATGVAVPGYDCRVVDEAGNEAPRGAAGLVAIKGPTGCKYWRKPDRQAEYVRFGGWNVTGDVYIHDDDGYFTYQCRSDDMIVSGGYKIPGPEVEHVLDEHPAVAESAVVAAPDPTRGFVPKAFIVLKPGVAPSEALAKELQEHVKKELAPYKYPREVEFVTELPRTETGKIRRVDLRQQEAVRTGTT